Proteins encoded in a region of the Saccharothrix ecbatanensis genome:
- a CDS encoding amino acid ABC transporter ATP-binding protein: MIRMAGVDKFFGPLHVLKDVTLEVPKGQVVVVLGPSGSGKSTLCRTINRLEPINAGAIEVDGQLLPAEGKELARLRADVGMVFQSFNLFAHKSIVDNVMLAPVKVRKTPQAQARKTAMELLERVGIANQAEKYPAQLSGGQQQRAAIARALAMRPKVMLFDEPTSALDPEMVQEVLDVMTTLAKEGMTMLVVTHEMGFARKAADRVIFMSDGEIVEDSVPETFFSAPKSNRAKDFLGKILTH; encoded by the coding sequence GGCGGGCGTGGACAAGTTCTTCGGACCTCTGCACGTCCTCAAGGACGTGACGTTGGAGGTGCCGAAGGGGCAGGTCGTCGTGGTGCTCGGGCCGTCCGGCTCGGGCAAGTCCACCCTGTGCCGCACGATCAACCGGTTGGAGCCGATCAACGCCGGCGCCATCGAGGTCGACGGACAGTTGCTGCCCGCGGAGGGCAAGGAGCTGGCCCGGCTGCGCGCGGACGTGGGCATGGTCTTCCAGTCGTTCAACCTGTTCGCCCACAAGAGCATCGTGGACAACGTGATGCTCGCGCCGGTGAAGGTCCGCAAGACCCCGCAGGCCCAGGCCCGCAAGACGGCCATGGAACTGCTGGAGCGGGTCGGCATCGCGAACCAGGCGGAGAAGTACCCCGCCCAGCTGTCGGGCGGGCAGCAGCAGCGCGCGGCGATTGCCCGCGCCCTGGCGATGCGCCCCAAGGTGATGCTGTTCGACGAGCCGACCTCCGCGCTGGACCCCGAGATGGTCCAGGAGGTGCTGGACGTGATGACCACGCTGGCCAAGGAGGGCATGACCATGCTCGTGGTCACCCACGAGATGGGCTTCGCCCGCAAGGCCGCGGACCGGGTGATCTTCATGTCCGACGGCGAGATCGTCGAGGACTCGGTGCCGGAGACGTTCTTCTCCGCACCCAAGTCCAACCGCGCGAAGGACTTCCTTGGCAAGATCCTGACCCACTGA
- a CDS encoding glutamate ABC transporter substrate-binding protein, translated as MRVRTLAVALLAGGLALTACGKEGTPGDTGTAPSQQVASDVKVDGSATFEKMTKRGKVIVGVKEDQPGLGYKDPTTNKYTGFDIEISKLVAAKLGFAEDKVEFKSIPSAGREQALINGDVDYYVGTYTINDKRKQQVAFAGPYFTAGQDLLVKKDDNSITGPETLKGKKVCSVTGSTPIQKVKTDGLTEAGNIVELQTYSQCVTQLLEGAIDAVTTDDAILKGYAAQTPDKLKVVGKTFSNEPYGIGLPKDDKALRDKVNDILDAAIKGGDWLSVYDATLGKSGSPADKPVIDRY; from the coding sequence ATGAGGGTTCGCACCCTTGCGGTGGCGCTGCTGGCCGGCGGCCTCGCCCTGACCGCATGCGGCAAGGAGGGCACCCCGGGCGACACGGGGACCGCCCCCTCCCAGCAGGTCGCCAGCGACGTGAAGGTCGACGGTTCGGCGACGTTCGAGAAGATGACGAAGCGCGGCAAGGTCATCGTCGGTGTCAAGGAGGACCAGCCGGGCCTGGGTTACAAGGACCCGACCACGAACAAGTACACCGGTTTCGACATCGAGATCTCGAAGCTCGTCGCGGCCAAGCTCGGCTTCGCCGAGGACAAGGTCGAGTTCAAGTCGATCCCGTCCGCCGGTCGTGAGCAGGCGCTGATCAACGGCGACGTCGACTACTACGTCGGCACGTACACGATCAACGACAAGCGCAAGCAGCAGGTCGCGTTCGCCGGCCCGTACTTCACCGCGGGCCAGGACCTGCTGGTGAAGAAGGACGACAACTCGATCACCGGCCCGGAGACGCTCAAGGGCAAGAAGGTCTGCTCGGTGACCGGCTCCACGCCGATCCAGAAGGTCAAGACCGACGGCCTCACCGAGGCGGGCAACATCGTCGAGCTCCAGACCTACTCGCAGTGCGTGACGCAGCTGCTCGAGGGCGCCATCGACGCCGTCACCACCGACGACGCGATCCTCAAGGGCTACGCCGCGCAGACGCCGGACAAGCTGAAGGTCGTCGGCAAGACGTTCTCGAACGAGCCGTACGGCATCGGTCTGCCGAAGGACGACAAGGCCCTGCGCGACAAGGTCAACGACATCCTGGACGCGGCCATCAAGGGCGGCGACTGGCTGTCCGTCTACGACGCGACGCTGGGCAAGTCGGGCTCCCCGGCCGACAAGCCGGTTATCGACCGCTACTGA
- a CDS encoding amino acid ABC transporter permease, producing the protein MDVLLDNLDLYGPGFLSTIWLFLISAAASLVLGVILAMLRVAPVPVMRAIGATYVTLVRNTPLTLVFFFFAFAFPLLEIVTSNTFGSASGYYFFAALMALILYTSAFVCEVVRSGINTVPVGQAEASRALGLTFGQMLASVVLPQATRAVVPPMMSTMIALLKNSTIAAGFSVFQAGSISLYLSERGESQMIGLLWVALFFILLVIPMSLLQRSLEKRWSIAR; encoded by the coding sequence ATGGACGTCCTGCTCGACAACCTGGACCTGTACGGGCCCGGGTTCCTCAGCACCATTTGGCTGTTCCTCATCTCGGCGGCCGCGTCGCTGGTGCTGGGGGTGATCCTGGCGATGCTCCGGGTCGCGCCGGTCCCCGTGATGCGCGCCATCGGCGCCACGTATGTGACGCTTGTTCGCAACACCCCTCTCACGCTGGTGTTCTTCTTCTTCGCGTTCGCGTTCCCGCTGCTGGAGATCGTGACGTCGAACACCTTCGGCTCCGCGTCCGGCTACTACTTCTTCGCGGCGCTGATGGCGCTGATCCTCTACACCTCGGCGTTCGTGTGCGAGGTCGTGCGGTCGGGCATCAACACCGTGCCCGTCGGCCAGGCCGAGGCGTCCCGCGCCCTGGGGCTGACGTTCGGCCAGATGCTCGCCTCCGTGGTGTTGCCCCAGGCCACCCGCGCGGTCGTGCCGCCGATGATGAGCACGATGATCGCGCTGCTCAAGAACAGCACCATCGCGGCCGGTTTCTCCGTGTTCCAGGCGGGCTCGATCAGCCTGTACCTGTCCGAGCGCGGGGAGAGCCAGATGATCGGCCTGCTGTGGGTCGCGCTGTTCTTCATCCTGCTCGTGATC